The Methylocystis bryophila genome contains the following window.
GGCCTGACCTTCATCGGCACGGCGCCGGAAAAGGCGTCGGTGCTGTCCTTCGTCCTGCAGGGACATGAGCCTCTGGATGTCGGCAAGGCGCTCGATCGCGAGGGCATTGCCGTGCGCGCCGGCCATCATTGCGCCCAGCCGATCCTGCGCCGCTTCGGCCTCGAGGCCACCGTGCGCCCCTCGCTCGCCTTCTACAACACTTGCGCCGACGTCGATGCGCTCGTCTCGGCTCTCCGGCGACTGCAGAACGGGCGGAGCTCCGGCATTTAGCGTGGGCGTTGACCCGCAGCGTGCAACCGGCAGCCCTCGGCGTAATCACGCCTGGTGACGAGGAGGACGCTCGTGTGCTTTCTCGTTACGAAACGCCTCCGTCGCCGCCTCGCGTCTCGCCTTCTCCGCCTCCCGATCATAGAGAGGCGTCTCTAAATCCGCCTGGGGCAGATCCAAATCCATAGGCCTCACAGTTGGCCTAGTTTCCTTGGGGCTACGGGGTTCGGTGTTAGGCTGCTTGGACGTAGCCATGATGCGTTTCCTTGCTCACTAGAGCATGTCCCGGAAAAGTGCGAAGCGGTTTTCCGGTCAGGACATGCTCCAACCTTTGATTTGGCGCGATTCCTTATCGCTCGAACGATTCCGTTCGAGCGGGAAACGCGCTAGCGCCGCGCGCTCCTTTTCAGAGGCGCGAACCTTCCGATGCAGGTAGCGGCGCGAGCTTGCACGGCAATGCCGCTGCGACGATCTCCTGCGGAGGCTTCCATTCGCCGGTCAAAGGCAGGGCCGCTCGCAAGAAGACCACGGGCAGAAGTATAAATTATCAATTGACACATTTTATAAATTTAGTAGTCTAACTTCAAATTGGAGCTTTGGAGGTCGGCATGCCGCGCTGGTTTGAGGACAATTCCCTTTCGATCGGCCGCACGCCGCTGGTGCGCCTGAACCGAGTAACGGACGGCGCTCCGGCAACCGTTTTGGCGAAAATCGAGGGCCGCAATCCGGCCTATTCCGTCAAGTGCCGGATCGGCGCCGCCATGGTGCGGGACGCGGAGAAGCGCGGGCTTCTCACCCCCGGCCGCGGGATCGTCGAGCCGACCAGCGGCAATACCGGCATTGCGCTCGCCTTTGTCGCCGCCTCGCGCGGCATTCCGTTGACGCTGACCATGCCCGAGACCATGAGCCTAGAACGGCGCAAGCTCCTGCTCGCCTTCGGGGCCAATTTGATCCTCACCGAAGGCGCGAAAGGCATGGGCGGCGCCGTCGCCAAGGCCGAAGAGATCGCCGCTTCCGATCCCGGCCGCTACCTGCTGCTGCAACAGTTCAAAAACCCCGCCAATCCCGCGATCCACGAAGAGACCACGGGCCCGGAGATCTGGGACGACACCGACGGAGCCGTGGACATTTTCGTCGCCGGCGTGGGCACGGGCGGCACGATCACCGGCGTTTCACGCTTTTTCAAGAACGTTAAAGGCAAGCCCGTGCTTTCGGTCGCCGTCGAGCCTTCGGCAAGCCCTGTTCTCACTCAACAGCGCGCAGGCGAGCTGCTGAAGCCGGGCGCTCATAAGATTCAAGGCATCGGCGCCGGATTCATTCCCAGTGTTTTAGACCTGTCTCTTGTCGACCTCATCGAACAAGTCACCAATGAAGAGGCGATCCTTTTCGCGCGACGCCTGAGCAGCGAGGAAGGGATACTCTCGGGCATATCCTGCGGCGCAGCCGCCGCGGTCGCCGTGAGATTGGCCAATCGTCCAGAGAACCAAGGCAAGACTATCGTCGTGATCCTCCCCGACTCGGGCGAGCGATATTTGAGCACGGTCCTTTTTGAAGGGCTGTTCAACGCGCAGGGCTTGGCGGCGTGACTGTTTGCCTGCTCCGCGCCGACGCACTCTTTGACGAACGCGCAGCTTAGAGACGCTGTAGGGAAAGTTCATGTTCAACGTGCAGACTTACGACAATATTCCGGCCGAGCGCTTGCAGTGGGTTTCGCGGGAAAAGTTCTCGATAGGTCCAGAAGTGTCAAGGCCGGACGCGATCCTATTGCGTTCGCACGACCTGCATGACGCGCCGATACCCGCGACGCTCCTGGCGGTGGGCCGCGCCGGCTCTGGCGTCAACAACATTCCGATCGAGGCGCTTTCGAAGCGCGGGATCCCCGTTTTCAATGCGCCGGGAGCCAACGCCAACGCGGTCAAGGAACTCACGATCGCGGCGCTGTTTCTCGCCTCGCGCAACATCGTCGCCGCAGC
Protein-coding sequences here:
- the cysK gene encoding cysteine synthase A, which produces MPRWFEDNSLSIGRTPLVRLNRVTDGAPATVLAKIEGRNPAYSVKCRIGAAMVRDAEKRGLLTPGRGIVEPTSGNTGIALAFVAASRGIPLTLTMPETMSLERRKLLLAFGANLILTEGAKGMGGAVAKAEEIAASDPGRYLLLQQFKNPANPAIHEETTGPEIWDDTDGAVDIFVAGVGTGGTITGVSRFFKNVKGKPVLSVAVEPSASPVLTQQRAGELLKPGAHKIQGIGAGFIPSVLDLSLVDLIEQVTNEEAILFARRLSSEEGILSGISCGAAAAVAVRLANRPENQGKTIVVILPDSGERYLSTVLFEGLFNAQGLAA